A single window of Pieris rapae chromosome 4, ilPieRapa1.1, whole genome shotgun sequence DNA harbors:
- the LOC111003018 gene encoding sperm-associated antigen 6-like, which translates to MSHSMSSPRNIQLVFETYQKARLVFVQTMAELATRSTNVKCLESAGVLELLRPLLSDACSTVRQCAVVAAARLAEHDEAVARQLLSGGMVTSTLENLNKYNVYYKRSALYLLRAVAKHNEELASAIVRLGALEHIVSCLEDFDTQVKENAAWALGYIGKHSEHLAGLVVDAGTLPLLVLAFQEPEMSLKQIAAGALVDLAQHKPEAVVDAGAIPHLVRGLENQDPKLKRSTLCALGAVASARAELAEATVAGGALPPALLHTGHDSAPVRRAAACLLRDIVKHSVDLAQLVVNTGGCGPLVELMFENTGGARIPACMALGYIAGQSDQLAMAVIESKAVVVSVEILQKNDADDAELCAAAWTLGHISKHSPQHSLAVAVANAFPILLQLYTSPKSSAEVKARASCALKQALQCCLHRPALEPLLHSAPACILKYVLAQYAKILPNDARARRLFVTTGALKRIQEIDTVPGTSLKEYINIINSCFPEEIVRFYTPGYSDSLLDRVEAFTPQIPELFTDRVPSDCQSELTMENTN; encoded by the exons ATGAGTCACTCCATGAGCAGTCCTCGAAATATCCAACTTG tattcgaGACGTATCAAAAAGCAAGATTAGTATTCGTGCAAACTATGGCGGAATTGGCTACGCGATCAACCAATGTAAAATGCCTTGAGAGTGCAGGAGTTTTAG AGTTGCTTCGTCCGCTATTATCTGATGCATGCAGTACAGTACGGCAGTGTGCTGTGGTGGCGGCAGCAAGACTCGCTGAACACGATGAAGCTGTAGCCAGGCAGCTGCTTAGTGGAGGCATGGTCACCTCAACACTCGAAAATCTTAACAAGTATAAt gtATATTATAAGCGATCAGCGTTGTATTTATTGCGAGCGGTGGCCAA ACACAATGAAGAACTGGCTTCAGCAATAGTTCGTTTGGGTGCATTAGAGCACATTGTGTCATGTCTTGAAGATTTTGATACTCAG GTAAAGGAGAATGCAGCGTGGGCCCTCGGCTATATTGGAAAGCACAGCGAGCACTTAGCCGGATTAGTAGTCGATGCGGGAACTCTGCCATTGCTTGTGCTAGCTTTTCAGGAACCGGAAATGAGCTTAAAACAG ATAGCAGCTGGTGCGCTCGTAGATTTAGCTCAACACAAACCTGAGGCAGTTGTCGACGCTGGTGCCATTCCACATTTGGTACGTGGCTTAGAGAATCAAGATCCGAAATTAAAG CGTAGTACATTGTGTGCTCTGGGTGCCGTGGCCAGTGCGAGAGCTGAGCTAGCAGAGGCAACAGTGGCCGGTGGGGCTTTGCCCCCTGCCCTATTACACACTGGTCATGATTCGGCCCCAGTTCGAAGAGCTGCGGCTTGCCTACTTCGAGACATAGTCAAACACTCTGTTGAT TTGGCCCAGCTCGTAGTCAACACAGGAGGCTGTGGACCGTTAGTTGAACTCATGTTCGAAAACACAGGCGGAGCGCGTATTCCTGCTTGTATGGCCCTCGGCTATATAGCAGGACAGTCTGATCAATTGGCTATGGCGGTCATTGAATCAAag gcAGTGGTGGTCTCGGTTGAAATACTACAGAAAAATGATGCAGATGATGCAGAGTTGTGTGCGGCAGCTTGGACTTTAGGGCATATATCAAAGCATTCTCCACAACATAGCCTTGCTGTTGCTGTAGCTAATGCATTTCCAATTTTACTTCAG ttGTACACAAGTCCTAAGTCATCTGCAGAAGTGAAAGCCCGGGCCTCTTGTGCATTGAAGCAGGCCTTGCAGTGCTGTTTACACAGGCCAGCCTTAGAACCCCTCTTACATTCTGCACCAGCATGCATACTCAAATATGTTTTAGCACAATATGCTAAA ATACTTCCAAACGATGCCCGAGCCAGAAGACTCTTTGTAACAACTGGTGCACTAAAAAGGATTCAAGAAATCGATACGGTACCTGGAACTTCTCTAAaagagtatataaatattattaacagttGCTTCCCAGAAGAAATAGTAAG ATTTTACACACCAGGATATTCAGATTCATTATTAGACAGAGTAGAAGCCTTTACACCAcag ATTCCAGAATTATTCACGGACAGGGTACCTAGCGACTGCCAGAGCGAATTGACAATGGAAAACACAAAttga
- the LOC111003016 gene encoding DNA-directed RNA polymerase III subunit RPC7-like, whose protein sequence is MAGRGRGRGSNTSLTQEQMQALGIARGDNAPQILAPPPLFPKLETKPLPLNSDAATEYMLIVKDQFIEYLHESPAYVKANRETDGIERYSDKYKLLAIDASKGRVLDCVWANFPPELRPQASRMRPASRKRKLDDPKDIEKRLQLLEKKETQENTNEMMATAGDDNKKQDDIDEDLEDEEEQEDEIDDGTDYANNYFDNGEDYEDEDDNLDDDPVY, encoded by the coding sequence atggCAGGCAGAGGAAGAGGTCGGGGTAGCAATACCTCGCTTACACAAGAGCAAATGCAGGCTCTTGGTATTGCGCGAGGAGATAATGCACCACAAATTTTGGCTCCACCACCTCTATTTCCAAAATTAGAAACAAAACCTCTTCCATTAAACAGTGATGCCGCAACAGAATATATGCTCATTGTAAAGGATCAATTTATAGAATACTTACACGAATCACCCGCCTATGTGAAAGCAAACAGAGAAACAGATGGAATTGAAAGATATtctgataaatataagttGTTAGCCATAGACGCCAGTAAAGGAAGGGTATTGGATTGTGTCTGGGCTAATTTCCCTCCTGAACTCAGACCACAAGCGAGTCGCATGCGACCAGCATCTCGAAAACGAAAGTTGGATGATCCCAAAGATATAGAAAAACGTTTACAATTACTAGAGAAAAAAGAAACACAGGAGAACACCAACGAGATGATGGCTACAGCTGGTGATGACAACAAAAAACAAGATGATATAGATGAAGATTTAGAAGATGAAGAAGAACAAGAAGATGAAATTGATGATGGTACAGATTATGCAAATAACTACTTTGATAATGGTGAAGACTATGAAGATGAAGATGATAATCTTGATGATGATCCAGTCtattaa
- the LOC111003066 gene encoding coiled-coil domain-containing protein 93 isoform X2, with the protein MATKHKHIFTRSKPLMNIYSGLDNQGKEVEVREDAEQLVKWHEISDALVAAGYYRAQLHGLSPFDKIVGGLTWCIELCDIDIDINLLFEENLTIGKKIALTEKIVKVLPTMKCPFVIEPHQIQGLDFINIFPLVQWLIKYSSEFREAKEDELRMFAVRQYEKDHIFELDRKHYIQQEKMLKNLIMIQNLYKPCRVRKRKGGLPANDLEQPDEGLELLYDYEKTLADPSDITTETDKFIEHENSEKDVSDVKIHYAVLQSELTGDLPLELEENEKIKYSNDIEQLSKVIDTMENEVENVRKEHEERMDTAKKQYTTVLNKLQRITRKLIKTDDFTDKKAKEFYKSLKEIARERNELLKVIHHREQEHKSLQEELRIAQEPTAIIEEEPLTPVELKEFQEREKKLKDFISKTKAELGHLNRQVLRYSVAIDEVPGTAELLQYEKRFVELYNQVASKHKETKQHYIFYNTLYEVKLYTSKELSLLNSILDNYEEVMSSPRKREEFMIQFESIVDWVNQTVRKVEHKYQTEKEQKAALHTEYSRLMDVQRQYAAALKKLASERHRIGSEEQ; encoded by the exons ATGGCTAcgaaacataaacatattttcactCGGTCCAAACCTCTGATGAATATCTATAGTGGATTGGATAATCAAGGAAAAgag gtTGAAGTACGAGAGGATGCTGAACAACTTGTTAAATGGCATGAAATATCTGATGCTCTGGTTGCTGCCGGCTATTACAGGGCCCAACTACATGGGCTATCACCTTTTGATAAAATTGTTGGTGGTTTGACATGGTGTATAGAGTTGTGTGATATAGATATTGACATCAATCTTCTATTTGAAGAGAATTTGACtattggaaaaaaaat agCCCTCACTGAGAAGATAGTCAAAGTATTGCCAACAATGAAGTGTCCTTTTGTTATTGAACCTCATCAAATTCAGGGTTtagattttatcaatatttttcctCTTGTACAATGGCTTATAAAGTACTCAAGTGAATTTAGAGAGGCTAAAGAAGACGAACTTCGTATGTTTGCAGTTAGGCAATATGAAAAAGATCATATATTTGAATTGGatagaaaacattatattcaacaagaaaaaatgttaaaaaatctcATTATGATACAG AATCTCTATAAACCATGTAGAGTGCGTAAAAGAAAAGGAGGTCTTCCAGCAAATGACTTAGAGCAG CCTGATGAAGGACTTGAATTACtg TATGATTATGAAAAAACACTTGCTGATCCATCAGATATTACAACAGAA acAGATAAATTCATAGAACATGAAAACTCAGAAAAAGATGTTTCAGATGTTAAAATTCATTATGCTGTTTTGCAATCAGAGTTAACTGGTGATCTTCCTCTGGAATTagaagaaaatgaaaaaattaaatattctaatgATATTGAACAACTATCAAAAGTTATAGACACTATGGAAAATGAAGTTGAAAATGTGAGAAAGGAACATGAAGAGAGAATGGATACAgctaaaaaacaatataccaCGGTACTGAATAAGTTACAAAGAATCACTCGgaagttaataaaaacagatGATTTTAC TGATAAAAAGGCAAAGGAATTTTACAAGTCCCTTAAAGAAATAGCAAGAGAAAGAAATGAACTTTTGAAGGTGATCCATCACAGAGAACAGGAACATAAGAGCCTTCAGGAAGAATTAAg aattgcCCAAGAACCTACTGCTATAATAGAAGAAGAACCCCTAACTCCAGTAGAACTGAAAGAGTTCCAAGAAAGAGAAAAGAAGTTAAAAGACTTTATTAGTAAGACGAAAGCGGAGTTGGGACATTTGAACCGTCAAGTTTTAAGGTATTCTGTGGCGATTGACGAAGTACCTGGAACGGCTGAGTTATTGCAGTACGAGAAACGTTTCGTAGAATTGTATAATCAAG ttgcatcaaaacataaagaaacaaaacaacattatattttttacaacacCCTTtatgaagtgaaactttataCATCGAAGGAGTTGAGTCTACTTAATTCAATTTTGGATAATTATGAAGA AGTAATGTCATCACCAAGAAAACGTGAAGAATTTATGATTCAATTCGAATCAATAGTAGACTGGGTTAACCAAACCGTCCGTAAAGTCGAACACAAGTATCAAACAGAGAAAGAACAAAAGGCAGCCCTTCACACCGAATATTCAAGGTTGATGGACGTACAACGACAGTATGCGGCCGCCTTAAAGAAATTGGCTTCGGAGCGACATCGAATAGGTTCAGAGGAACAGTAA
- the LOC111003066 gene encoding coiled-coil domain-containing protein 93 isoform X1 codes for MATKHKHIFTRSKPLMNIYSGLDNQGKEVEVREDAEQLVKWHEISDALVAAGYYRAQLHGLSPFDKIVGGLTWCIELCDIDIDINLLFEENLTIGKKIALTEKIVKVLPTMKCPFVIEPHQIQGLDFINIFPLVQWLIKYSSEFREAKEDELRMFAVRQYEKDHIFELDRKHYIQQEKMLKNLIMIQNLYKPCRVRKRKGGLPANDLEQVNAVLSEYDQRILMHISNNETDSQPDEGLELLYDYEKTLADPSDITTETDKFIEHENSEKDVSDVKIHYAVLQSELTGDLPLELEENEKIKYSNDIEQLSKVIDTMENEVENVRKEHEERMDTAKKQYTTVLNKLQRITRKLIKTDDFTDKKAKEFYKSLKEIARERNELLKVIHHREQEHKSLQEELRIAQEPTAIIEEEPLTPVELKEFQEREKKLKDFISKTKAELGHLNRQVLRYSVAIDEVPGTAELLQYEKRFVELYNQVASKHKETKQHYIFYNTLYEVKLYTSKELSLLNSILDNYEEVMSSPRKREEFMIQFESIVDWVNQTVRKVEHKYQTEKEQKAALHTEYSRLMDVQRQYAAALKKLASERHRIGSEEQ; via the exons ATGGCTAcgaaacataaacatattttcactCGGTCCAAACCTCTGATGAATATCTATAGTGGATTGGATAATCAAGGAAAAgag gtTGAAGTACGAGAGGATGCTGAACAACTTGTTAAATGGCATGAAATATCTGATGCTCTGGTTGCTGCCGGCTATTACAGGGCCCAACTACATGGGCTATCACCTTTTGATAAAATTGTTGGTGGTTTGACATGGTGTATAGAGTTGTGTGATATAGATATTGACATCAATCTTCTATTTGAAGAGAATTTGACtattggaaaaaaaat agCCCTCACTGAGAAGATAGTCAAAGTATTGCCAACAATGAAGTGTCCTTTTGTTATTGAACCTCATCAAATTCAGGGTTtagattttatcaatatttttcctCTTGTACAATGGCTTATAAAGTACTCAAGTGAATTTAGAGAGGCTAAAGAAGACGAACTTCGTATGTTTGCAGTTAGGCAATATGAAAAAGATCATATATTTGAATTGGatagaaaacattatattcaacaagaaaaaatgttaaaaaatctcATTATGATACAG AATCTCTATAAACCATGTAGAGTGCGTAAAAGAAAAGGAGGTCTTCCAGCAAATGACTTAGAGCAGGTAAATGCAGTGCTATCTGAGTATGATCAGCGTATTTTAATGCATATATCTAATAACGAAACTGATTCACAGCCTGATGAAGGACTTGAATTACtg TATGATTATGAAAAAACACTTGCTGATCCATCAGATATTACAACAGAA acAGATAAATTCATAGAACATGAAAACTCAGAAAAAGATGTTTCAGATGTTAAAATTCATTATGCTGTTTTGCAATCAGAGTTAACTGGTGATCTTCCTCTGGAATTagaagaaaatgaaaaaattaaatattctaatgATATTGAACAACTATCAAAAGTTATAGACACTATGGAAAATGAAGTTGAAAATGTGAGAAAGGAACATGAAGAGAGAATGGATACAgctaaaaaacaatataccaCGGTACTGAATAAGTTACAAAGAATCACTCGgaagttaataaaaacagatGATTTTAC TGATAAAAAGGCAAAGGAATTTTACAAGTCCCTTAAAGAAATAGCAAGAGAAAGAAATGAACTTTTGAAGGTGATCCATCACAGAGAACAGGAACATAAGAGCCTTCAGGAAGAATTAAg aattgcCCAAGAACCTACTGCTATAATAGAAGAAGAACCCCTAACTCCAGTAGAACTGAAAGAGTTCCAAGAAAGAGAAAAGAAGTTAAAAGACTTTATTAGTAAGACGAAAGCGGAGTTGGGACATTTGAACCGTCAAGTTTTAAGGTATTCTGTGGCGATTGACGAAGTACCTGGAACGGCTGAGTTATTGCAGTACGAGAAACGTTTCGTAGAATTGTATAATCAAG ttgcatcaaaacataaagaaacaaaacaacattatattttttacaacacCCTTtatgaagtgaaactttataCATCGAAGGAGTTGAGTCTACTTAATTCAATTTTGGATAATTATGAAGA AGTAATGTCATCACCAAGAAAACGTGAAGAATTTATGATTCAATTCGAATCAATAGTAGACTGGGTTAACCAAACCGTCCGTAAAGTCGAACACAAGTATCAAACAGAGAAAGAACAAAAGGCAGCCCTTCACACCGAATATTCAAGGTTGATGGACGTACAACGACAGTATGCGGCCGCCTTAAAGAAATTGGCTTCGGAGCGACATCGAATAGGTTCAGAGGAACAGTAA
- the LOC111003091 gene encoding glomulin isoform X1: MDQNMDIVDLISSLLDAGKYKEALTVPKEEKFFNNFRDNCWDLISIVVSKIQNDTITLKPSLYGTCEQLLSLIIESGHHEEALLEFIEQIEVAKNDAQFSIILNPLQQLLLKLSTKRGRTLECCLNSISTYIEAIPVLDLNLEGKERLLMDSDPNVRRIIHVYSLLPPFYQPFIKELKTNYNENTVQIIASFLISLLGKPFVYIDLDPECNYNGQFRQCCSTIIEDICFLLKNILKLFPYLEDCYKESQKNHQAKTTESINDDFEDPFKHKEKINLTTLSGLYYIIFSEDFAVPDFAVPHIYSNQYITHIILISVVHLLSFVEYSPQTKALSLGTSILKRFPDNASHSLLTVPIHYKLCKILINVSIYSNYDGNRKQAVKLIEMYVNKFNYRGRILVLKYIIDNANHSGMIGYAITLYKNSLDQALKKIDIPECFTGAQLHAMIKKICYLPYGEESDLVELADQIISALNFLRYIVLKDLENKTGIKEFLNFIETDYLHKLRTGLNMSKAHYEAKLKEIDDCKKVQNKNVEVQINIVGTMLENIPTKNKKDIINSALNAFHLIEGLVGRLTECINLIKAQTNTQK; this comes from the coding sequence ATGGATCAAAATATGGATATTGTGGATCTCATATCATCACTGTTAGATGCAGGAAAATATAAAGAAGCTCTAACTGTACCTAAAgaagaaaagttttttaacaattttagaGATAATTGTTGGGACCTCATATCCATTGTAGTCAgcaaaattcaaaatgataCAATCACATTAAAGCCTTCTTTATATGGTACTTGTGAGCAGCTTCTTTCACTAATTATTGAAAGTGGACATCATGAGGAAGCATTGTTGGAATTTATTGAACAGATTGAAGTTGCCAAAAATGATGCAcaatttagtataattttaaatccatTACAACagctacttttaaaattatctactaAAAGAGGCAGGACATTAGAATGTTGTCTTAACTCTATTAGTACTTACATAGAAGCTATTCCAGTATTGGATCTTAATTTAGAAGGAAAAGAAAGATTGTTAATGGATAGTGATCCGAATGTAAGGAGGATAATTCATGTTTATTCACTTTTGCCTCCATTTTACCAgccttttattaaagaattaaaaactaactataATGAAAACACTGTTCAAATAATAGCATCTTTTCTCATAAGCCTGCTTGGGAAACcatttgtatatattgatttagatCCTGAATGTAATTACAATGGACAATTTCGACAATGCTGTTCCACTATTATAGAGGATATTtgctttcttttaaaaaatattcttaaactaTTTCCTTATTTAGAAGACTGTTATAAAGAAAGTCAGAAGAATCATCAGGCCAAAACAACGGAATCTATTAATGATGATTTTGAGGATCCATTTAAACATAAGGAAAAAATTAATCTAACAACTTTGTCTggattatactatataatattctcAGAAGATTTTGCAGTACCAGATTTTGCAGTACctcatatttattcaaatcaataCATAACACATATAATTCTAATAAGTGTTGTACACTTACTGAGTTTTGTTGAATACAGCCCTCAAACAAAAGCACTATCACTTGGTACCAGTATTCTGAAGAGGTTTCCAGACAATGCATCACACTCTCTGCTAACTGTGCctattcattataaattatgtaaaatattaataaatgtctcTATATATTCTAATTATGATGGTAATCGGAAACAGGCTGTAAAATTGATAGaaatgtatgttaataaatttaactatagGGGTagaattttagtattaaaatatattattgacaaTGCCAATCATTCTGGTATGATTGGATATGCTATAACTTTGTACAAAAATTCATTAGATCAGGCcctaaaaaaaatcgatatacCAGAATGTTTTACAGGCGCACAATTGCACGCTATGATTAAGAAAATTTGCTATCTCCCATATGGTGAAGAGTCTGATTTGGTTGAGTTAGCTGATCAAATCATTAGTGCATTGAATTTTTTgagatatattgttttaaaagatttagaaAACAAAACAGGGATAAAggaatttctaaattttatagaGACAgactatttacataaattacgtACTGGTCTTAATATGTCTAAAGCACATTATGAAGCCAAATTGAAGGAAATTGATGATTGTAAGAAAGTtcagaataaaaatgttgaagTTCAAATTAACATAGTAGGAACAATGCTTGAAAATATTCCTACAAAGAACAAGAAAGATATCATAAATTCTGCATTGAATGCTTTCCATTTAATAGAAGGTCTTGTTGGACGTTTAACTGAATGTATTAACTTGATTAAAGCACAAACTAatactcaaaaataa